In Oncorhynchus kisutch isolate 150728-3 linkage group LG5, Okis_V2, whole genome shotgun sequence, a genomic segment contains:
- the csf1a gene encoding macrophage colony-stimulating factor 1a, with product MNTHKPAHKAKARHLCFVVLLCFPLAWAGVPGPCRHSVTKGHLLNLNRLIDNQLENGCSISYAFTELQSLSEVCYVKAAFPQILEFLNTNFNYVMKSDNGRYVKSLKKVIYNLYSHNCIPEINEEIEDNPVKFVRVQSTSPREALRKARGVIEMYMTLMTKSNGPVDWNCEEEYAEDYSESATVLPTQTKAEPEPEHQCTCPTVGPVAPDVSLVSHSVWSSPPQPTLSQPTTAMQPRPPHQPLGTHSADPGVFLGSPGTVGPPSLRELQVTVPDGHSLGEGREGELHWDSRPPPPTGTESDSALYKTGSNPPSATDHPLVSSPPSLVLLETVGSKDKAFYYPQTERAMEASADKPAGRGAAGSPHNLFVVPRVKLVTPVPFLYKVMGITLSSDESTAYVLAKRSLDARNYGIFQDGVSTETLQLQDTTKTYPSTERYSHAWNHPIGSTTTEASPHLKMTEEEPDKLHTTTKVLGQIRKTESKHTRTYYEEVLSTDILSEKTDVDDTPISERPSEGSEKKFQNGKTGHYDSSTYYQTAFFIGAMCGGFLLITTLFSEKKRLRALLHSANIIENQRACRNIKDIELQYYKAKD from the exons atgaacacacacaaaccagcCCACAAAGCCAAG GCTAGGCATTTGTGCTTCGTCGTCCTCCTCTGCTTCCCTTTGGCGTGGGCTGGCGTCCCTGGTCCATGTCGGCACTCTGTGACAAAGGGTCACCTCCTCAACCTCAATCGCCTG ATTGACAATCAGTTGGAGAATGGCTGTTCAATAAGCTATGCATTTACTGAGCTCCAGAGTTTG AGTGAAGTCTGTTATGTGAAAGCAGCATTTCCACAAATCCTGGAGTTTCTGAACACAAACTTCAATTATGTCATGAAGTCGGACAACGGGCGCTATGTCAAATCCCTGAAGAAGGTCATATACAACCTTTACTCCCACAACTGCATACCCGAAATCAACGAGGAGATTGAG GACAACCCAGTGAAGTTTGTGAGGGTGCAGAGCACCTCGCCCAGAGAGGCTCTGAGGAAAGCCCGCGGGGTCATTGAGATGTACATGACCCTGATGACCAAGAGCAACGGGCCTGTTGACTGGAACTGTGAGGAAGAGTACGCTGAGGATTACTCAGAATCCGCCACTGTCCTCCCCACCCAAACCAAAG CTGAACCTGAACCGGAACACCAGTGTACATGTCCAACAGTGGGTCCGGTGGCCCCTGATGTCTCCCTGGTCTCTCACAGTGTATGGAGCAGTCCCCCACAGCCCACCCTCTCCCAACCCACCACAGCTATGCAACCCAGGCCTCCTCACCAACCCTTGGGTACCCACAGCGCTGACCCTGGGGTGTTCCTAGGGAGTCCTGGTACCGTAGGACCCCCCTCCCTTAGGGAGCTGCAGGTGACTGTCCCTGATGGACATTCACttggagagggcagagagggggagttACACTGGGACTCTCGTCCACCTCCACCCACTGGAACTGAGTCAGACTCTGCACTCTATAAAACAGGCTCTAACCCCCCTTCTGCTACAGACCACCCTTTAGTGTCTTCCCCTCCCAGCCTAGTTCTCCTGGAGACTGTTGGCTCCAAGGACAAGGCTTTTTACTACCCCCAGACTGAAAGGGCGATGGAGGCTTCTGCAGACAAACCAGCAGGGAGAGGAGCAGCAGGTTCACCCCACAATCTCTTTGTTGTACCTAGGGTCAAGCTGGTCACACCTGTCCCTTTCTTGTACAAGGTGATGGGCATCACCCTCAGTAGTGATGAGAGCACTGCCTATGTGTTGGCCAAGAGGTCACTGGACGCCAGGAACTATGGAATATTCCAGGATGGAGTTTCAACAGAGACCCTTCAACTACAGGACACTACAAAAACATACCCAAGCACAGAGAGATATTCACATGCCTGGAACCATCCGATTGGGAGCACTACGACTGAAGCATCTCCACATTTGAAGATGACAGAGGAGGAGCCAGACAAACTACACACCACTACAAAGGTCCTGGGCCAAATCAGGAAGACTGAGTCAAAACATACTAGAACATACTATGAGGAAGTCTTGAGCACAG ATATCCTGTCAGAGAAGACAGATGTGGATGACACTCCTATTTCAGAAAGGCCCAGTGAAGGCTCAGAGAAGAAATTCCAGAATGGGAAAACTGGTCATTACGATTCCAGCACCTACTACCAGACAGCCTTTTTCATTGGAGCCATGTGCGGTGGATTTCTCCTCATCACAACACTATTCAGTGAGAAGAAG AGACTCCGAGCCCTTCTCCACAGTGCCAACATAATTGAAAACCAGAG GGCATGCCGCAACATTAAGGACATTGAGCTGCAGTATTATAAAGCCAAGGATTGA